DNA sequence from the Brevundimonas sp. NIBR10 genome:
TCATAGGTTTTTCGATGGCCAACAACCCCGGCGCCCGCAAGGCGATCCGCAAGATCGCCGCCCGCACCGAAGTGAACAAGGCGCGCCGCACGCGTGTCCGCACCTTCCTGCGCAAATTCCAGGAAGCCGTCGTCGCGGGTGACGCCACGGCCGCCAAGGACGCCTTCGTTACGGCCCAGTCCGAACTGATGCGCGCCGTCTCC
Encoded proteins:
- the rpsT gene encoding 30S ribosomal protein S20, with amino-acid sequence MANNPGARKAIRKIAARTEVNKARRTRVRTFLRKFQEAVVAGDATAAKDAFVTAQSELMRAVSKGVVHKNTGSRKVSRLAAQLKKLSTAA